Part of the Arachis hypogaea cultivar Tifrunner chromosome 6, arahy.Tifrunner.gnm2.J5K5, whole genome shotgun sequence genome, TAGCTTTAACCCTTTAAGTTCTCTCTTTTAGAATTAACCTTATTTTAGTTCATAACATGTTGCAGAAGCCAAGCTTCCTTCACCGGATATATTCGGAAAATCGCTTTACACATTCTACATTGGCCAAAATGACTTCACTTCCAACTTAGGTGCCATTGGTGTAGGTGGAGTGAAGCAGAGCCTTCCTCAAGTTGTTTCAGAAATAGGTGCCACAATTAAGGTGAGACTCAACACCAACACAGATCTATTATTACtgaaataacaaaataatttcgCTCCATTTCTAGGAACTATACCATGATGTTGGAGGACGTACATTTATGGTGCTCAATCTCGCACCAGTGGGATGCTACCCTTCATTCTTGGTGGAGCTTCAACATAATAGTTCAGACATTGATGAATTTGGATGTATGGTTTCCTTAAACAAGGCCGTTGTGGACTATAACAAGATGTTGAAAGAGACATTGAGAGAGACTAGAGAGACTCTTTCTGATGCTAATGTCATTTATGTCGATGTACACACTGTTCTGTTAGAGCTCTTTCAGCATCCAACTTCTCATGGTTCAAATCAACCACTTCTCCTTCATATCTATACATAAGTTTAATCACTTGAAATGTCTTTCTCAAAACGGTTTATATATTCTTTGGAACAGGGCTGAAGTATGGTACGAAAGCATGTTGCGGATATGGAGGGGGAAAGTACAATTTCGATCCAAAAGCTTACTGTGGCAATTCCAAAACAAAAGCATGTGATGATCCTTACAACTACGTAAGCTGGGATGGAATCCATGCAACAGAAGCTGCAAACAAGCTTGTTACCTATGCCATTCTCAATGGTTCCTATTCTCATCCCAACTTCCCTCTTCAGGAACATTGTCATCTTCAACCTATAGGTTGATGCACTTTCCGAATTAAAGGCTAAACTAGCTAGGAATAATGTTACACATAATATTTACAATATTTCTGATCTATGAGGTTAACTAAAGCCAAAGTTTGCTGTTATATTAGCACAAAAGAAATTGATTTGTATC contains:
- the LOC112695339 gene encoding GDSL esterase/lipase At4g01130 isoform X3, with amino-acid sequence MNKVAPKMSCINLASVMALLLCLVGLSHTKCDFEAIFNFGDSNSDTGGFYAAFPAESAPFGVTFFKKPAGRASDGRLMIDFLAQALGLPFLSPYLQSIGSNFRHGANYATLASTVLIPNTSLFVSGISPFSLAIQLNQMKQFKTRVLEFHQQEAKLPSPDIFGKSLYTFYIGQNDFTSNLGAIGVGGVKQSLPQVVSEIGATIKELYHDVGGRTFMVLNLAPVGCYPSFLVELQHNSSDIDEFGCMVSLNKAVVDYNKMLKETLRETRETLSDANVIYVDVHTVLLELFQHPTSHGLKYGTKACCGYGGGKYNFDPKAYCGNSKTKACDDPYNYVSWDGIHATEAANKLVTYAILNGSYSHPNFPLQEHCHLQPIG
- the LOC112695339 gene encoding GDSL esterase/lipase At4g01130 isoform X1; amino-acid sequence: MNKVAPKMSCINLASVMALLLCLVGLSHTKCDFEAIFNFGDSNSDTGGFYAAFPAESAPFGVTFFKKPAGRASDGRLMIDFLAQALGLPFLSPYLQSIGSNFRHGANYATLASTVLIPNTSLFVSGISPFSLAIQLNQMKQFKTRVLEFHQQGAKSKLPSPDIFGKSLYTFYIGQNDFTSNLGAIGVGGVKQSLPQVVSEIGATIKELYHDVGGRTFMVLNLAPVGCYPSFLVELQHNSSDIDEFGCMVSLNKAVVDYNKMLKETLRETRETLSDANVIYVDVHTVLLELFQHPTSHGLKYGTKACCGYGGGKYNFDPKAYCGNSKTKACDDPYNYVSWDGIHATEAANKLVTYAILNGSYSHPNFPLQEHCHLQPIG
- the LOC112695339 gene encoding GDSL esterase/lipase At4g01130 isoform X2; translation: MNKVAPKMSCINLASVMALLLCLVGLSHTKCDFEAIFNFGDSNSDTGGFYAAFPAESAPFGVTFFKKPAGRASDGRLMIDFLAQALGLPFLSPYLQSIGSNFRHGANYATLASTVLIPNTSLFVSGISPFSLAIQLNQMKQFKTRVLEFHQQAKLPSPDIFGKSLYTFYIGQNDFTSNLGAIGVGGVKQSLPQVVSEIGATIKELYHDVGGRTFMVLNLAPVGCYPSFLVELQHNSSDIDEFGCMVSLNKAVVDYNKMLKETLRETRETLSDANVIYVDVHTVLLELFQHPTSHGLKYGTKACCGYGGGKYNFDPKAYCGNSKTKACDDPYNYVSWDGIHATEAANKLVTYAILNGSYSHPNFPLQEHCHLQPIG